A window of Eubacteriaceae bacterium ES3 contains these coding sequences:
- the rplU gene encoding 50S ribosomal protein L21, translating into MYAIIKTGGKQYRVQKDDVIQIEKINFEEADVKEISFTDVLAVNKDGEMVVGAPVVENAVVKAELLEVAKGPKVIVYKYKSKKDYRRKQGHRQPYMKVKITSIEA; encoded by the coding sequence ATGTACGCTATTATTAAAACAGGTGGAAAACAGTATCGTGTTCAAAAAGATGATGTGATCCAGATTGAAAAAATTAATTTTGAAGAAGCTGATGTTAAAGAAATTTCATTTACAGATGTTTTAGCTGTCAATAAAGATGGTGAAATGGTTGTAGGTGCACCAGTAGTAGAAAATGCAGTAGTTAAAGCTGAGCTTCTTGAAGTAGCAAAAGGTCCTAAGGTGATTGTTTACAAATACAAATCTAAAAAAGATTATCGTCGTAAACAAGGTCATCGTCAGCCTTATATGAAGGTTAAAATTACAAGTATTGAAGCCTAA
- a CDS encoding ribosomal-processing cysteine protease Prp has protein sequence MTHIKIIRSNQLICKITVLGHAGFADAGEDIVCAAVSVLTISILNGLTEIVGRKDLNEKIDEGAVSFTIPETDNEILTRETQLLLDTFILGIKGVEEVYGSYLRIEEIDN, from the coding sequence ATGACACATATTAAGATCATTAGAAGTAATCAGCTTATTTGCAAAATCACAGTTTTAGGACATGCCGGATTTGCTGATGCCGGGGAGGATATTGTCTGTGCAGCTGTATCAGTCTTAACCATCAGTATTCTTAACGGATTAACTGAAATCGTTGGGCGAAAAGATCTCAACGAAAAGATAGATGAGGGCGCTGTTTCTTTTACTATACCTGAAACTGATAATGAAATACTAACGAGAGAAACACAGTTACTTCTTGATACTTTTATTCTTGGAATCAAAGGTGTTGAAGAAGTATACGGAAGTTATCTTAGAATTGAAGAAATTGATAATTAG
- the rpmA gene encoding 50S ribosomal protein L27 → MIKMNLQLFAHKKGVGSSRNGRDSESKRLGVKRGDGQFVLAGNILVRQRGTKIHPGLNVGKGGDDTLFALEDGVVRFERKGRDKKQVSIYPREAI, encoded by the coding sequence ATGATAAAAATGAACCTTCAACTATTTGCTCATAAAAAAGGAGTAGGTAGTTCAAGAAATGGTCGTGACAGTGAGTCAAAGCGACTAGGTGTTAAAAGAGGTGATGGTCAGTTTGTTCTGGCTGGAAATATTCTGGTGAGACAACGAGGAACTAAAATTCATCCAGGACTAAATGTTGGAAAAGGTGGAGATGATACTTTATTTGCTTTAGAAGATGGCGTTGTTCGATTTGAACGAAAAGGCCGTGATAAAAAGCAGGTCAGTATTTACCCTAGAGAAGCGATTTAG
- the obgE gene encoding GTPase ObgE, with product MFIDQAEIYVKAGDGGHGGMSFRREKYVPNGGPDGGNGGRGGNIVFMADNGHRTLMEFKYKRKQKAENGGNGTGGRSSGKDGGDLIIKVPVGTMVKNKETGQIICDLSEDGQSFVVAEGGRGGRGNMNYATSTRQAPRFAQGGIKGQEKTLILELKLLADVGLVGFPNVGKSTLLSVITKAKPKIANYHFTTIIPNLGVVEWKNAEPFVIADIPGLIEGAHVGTGLGDRFLRHVERTKLLLHILDVSGSEGREPLVDFDIINGELKKYNERLSNRCQIVALNKSDITNDSTIIEETKAELVKRGYEVFVISAATRSGLDELLDRMVVLLDEIGEVEPIFDIGVEEEKVFQAEFEQKSFRVEMDGDVFVVVADFLERLINSVNFDDLDSVGYFQRVLKEKGVFSELEKMGIQDEDIVRLNEIEFEYYR from the coding sequence ATGTTTATAGATCAAGCTGAAATTTATGTCAAAGCTGGAGATGGCGGTCATGGAGGGATGAGTTTCCGTAGAGAAAAATATGTGCCAAACGGTGGACCAGATGGTGGAAATGGTGGCCGAGGTGGTAATATTGTATTCATGGCAGATAATGGTCATCGGACATTAATGGAGTTTAAGTACAAAAGGAAACAAAAAGCGGAAAATGGTGGAAATGGAACTGGTGGCAGAAGTTCAGGTAAAGACGGCGGAGATTTAATTATTAAAGTTCCTGTTGGGACGATGGTTAAAAATAAGGAGACAGGTCAAATCATCTGCGATCTATCTGAAGATGGTCAGAGTTTTGTAGTGGCTGAAGGCGGTCGTGGTGGTCGTGGCAATATGAATTATGCAACATCAACGCGTCAAGCTCCACGGTTTGCTCAAGGTGGAATTAAAGGACAGGAAAAAACACTGATTCTTGAACTAAAACTTTTGGCTGATGTGGGGTTGGTCGGTTTTCCAAATGTGGGAAAATCAACTCTCTTGTCAGTTATTACGAAAGCAAAACCCAAAATTGCCAATTACCATTTTACTACTATTATTCCTAATCTTGGGGTTGTAGAGTGGAAAAATGCAGAACCTTTTGTAATTGCAGATATTCCCGGTTTGATAGAAGGAGCCCATGTTGGTACAGGTTTGGGTGACCGGTTTTTAAGACATGTCGAGCGAACAAAGCTGTTGTTGCATATTCTTGATGTGTCTGGATCAGAAGGAAGAGAACCGCTAGTAGATTTTGATATTATTAATGGGGAATTAAAAAAATATAATGAACGACTATCTAATCGATGTCAGATCGTCGCTTTGAACAAATCAGATATAACAAACGACAGTACAATTATTGAAGAAACAAAAGCCGAACTGGTTAAAAGAGGCTATGAAGTTTTTGTTATCTCGGCTGCCACTCGTTCAGGACTCGATGAACTGTTGGACCGAATGGTAGTCCTGCTTGACGAGATTGGGGAAGTTGAACCGATTTTTGATATAGGCGTAGAAGAAGAAAAGGTCTTTCAGGCTGAATTTGAGCAAAAATCATTCCGGGTTGAGATGGACGGAGACGTATTCGTAGTCGTTGCTGATTTCCTGGAAAGATTGATTAATTCTGTCAATTTCGATGATTTAGATTCAGTAGGTTATTTTCAGCGCGTTTTAAAAGAGAAAGGTGTTTTTTCTGAACTTGAAAAGATGGGCATTCAAGATGAAGATATAGTCAGACTCAATGAAATAGAGTTTGAGTACTATCGATAG
- a CDS encoding YhbY family RNA-binding protein, protein MLTSKQRNYLRKLAADQPDIIYVGKDGITPTLIKQTREAVIARELVKGKVQRNALVDAGQAGSELAEAIKAELVCIIGNKFVLYKKNLLKTRIEVPSKNVKPIKRVKKKSSGKLNKR, encoded by the coding sequence ATGTTAACGAGCAAACAAAGAAATTATTTGAGAAAACTGGCAGCTGATCAGCCTGATATTATTTATGTTGGAAAAGATGGAATTACGCCAACACTAATTAAACAGACCAGAGAGGCTGTGATTGCCAGAGAACTGGTTAAGGGAAAAGTACAGAGAAATGCGTTGGTTGATGCCGGTCAGGCTGGCAGCGAACTTGCTGAGGCGATCAAAGCGGAACTTGTTTGTATAATTGGAAATAAATTTGTGCTTTATAAAAAGAATCTTTTAAAAACGCGAATTGAAGTACCCAGCAAAAATGTAAAACCGATAAAGCGTGTCAAAAAAAAATCGTCAGGAAAATTGAATAAGCGTTAG
- the nadD gene encoding nicotinate-nucleotide adenylyltransferase, giving the protein MDNKRKIGLLGGSFNPIHMGHLLLAESARDQFQLDQVLFIPTGNNPFKLTQDEIPREHRLKMVELAIADNFYFDVMTHEIDQSGITYTIDTINVLKEDYPDCIFYFITGADLMFEITRWKGADELLKSVIFITTFRPGYSHSKLDDRIEELCDIYDADIHKLYTTQMDIASSDIRARIKNGYSIRYLLPEAVREYIIENSLYLPEMEYVNKNE; this is encoded by the coding sequence ATGGATAATAAGAGAAAAATTGGATTATTGGGCGGTAGTTTCAATCCGATTCATATGGGTCATTTACTGTTGGCAGAATCGGCAAGAGATCAGTTTCAGTTAGATCAAGTCTTATTTATACCAACTGGAAATAACCCATTTAAATTAACACAAGATGAAATTCCCAGAGAACACCGGCTAAAAATGGTTGAATTGGCTATTGCGGATAATTTTTATTTTGATGTGATGACTCATGAAATTGATCAAAGCGGTATTACTTATACAATTGATACTATAAATGTTCTGAAAGAGGATTATCCCGATTGTATATTCTATTTTATTACGGGCGCAGATCTTATGTTTGAAATTACAAGATGGAAGGGCGCAGATGAATTACTGAAGTCAGTTATTTTCATTACGACCTTTAGGCCGGGTTACTCACACAGCAAATTAGATGATAGAATTGAGGAACTCTGCGATATTTATGATGCAGATATTCATAAGCTGTATACTACACAAATGGATATTGCTTCATCAGATATTCGAGCCCGAATTAAGAATGGGTATTCAATACGCTATCTATTGCCGGAGGCAGTAAGAGAATATATTATAGAGAATAGTCTGTACTTGCCGGAAATGGAATATGTGAACAAAAATGAATGA
- the yqeK gene encoding bis(5'-nucleosyl)-tetraphosphatase (symmetrical) YqeK gives MNELTLKEKLTTQLTPKRFNHTLGVLEVSKQLAVRYHEPMEQIIQAALLHDCARNISRDELIGLAKEYGIKIDRVSKHESSLLHGPVGAVIAHRDYGIRDQTVLNAIRYHTTGRKNMTQLEKIIYLADYIEPGRDFDGVSELRDLAAFDLDAAVLEALTHSLRYLLEKGQLIHKRTVLARNDFLLRLR, from the coding sequence ATGAATGAATTAACATTAAAAGAAAAACTTACTACACAGTTAACACCTAAACGTTTCAATCATACTCTTGGTGTATTGGAAGTTTCAAAACAATTGGCGGTCAGATATCATGAGCCAATGGAACAAATCATTCAGGCAGCCTTACTGCATGATTGCGCAAGAAATATTTCGAGAGACGAATTAATCGGTCTAGCAAAAGAATATGGAATTAAAATTGATCGGGTATCAAAGCATGAGTCAAGTCTTCTTCATGGTCCGGTTGGTGCTGTGATTGCTCATAGAGATTATGGGATAAGAGATCAAACTGTTCTCAATGCGATTAGATACCATACTACAGGGCGAAAAAATATGACTCAATTGGAAAAAATTATTTATCTGGCAGACTATATTGAACCTGGCCGAGATTTTGACGGAGTGTCTGAGTTAAGAGACCTGGCTGCTTTTGACTTAGATGCGGCTGTACTTGAAGCCTTAACTCATTCCTTACGTTATCTTCTCGAAAAAGGTCAACTGATTCACAAACGGACAGTTTTAGCTAGAAATGATTTTTTATTACGATTAAGATGA
- the rsfS gene encoding ribosome silencing factor, with the protein MKGVIFITAEEFAKKIGEWIEAKNGFDIDILNVSEKTSVANYFVIASGSSERQVKAIADNIEFETKELEIFPKGIEGARESRWILMDYYDVIVHIFHQSERETYDLDSLWKEGIVAR; encoded by the coding sequence ATGAAAGGAGTGATTTTTATTACTGCAGAAGAATTTGCAAAAAAAATTGGAGAATGGATTGAGGCGAAAAATGGTTTTGATATCGATATTCTCAACGTCTCTGAAAAAACAAGTGTTGCCAATTATTTTGTTATCGCTAGTGGTAGCTCTGAGCGGCAAGTTAAAGCGATTGCTGATAATATCGAATTTGAAACAAAAGAACTTGAGATTTTTCCGAAAGGAATTGAAGGAGCGCGCGAGTCGCGTTGGATTTTAATGGATTATTATGATGTGATCGTTCATATTTTCCATCAAAGTGAAAGAGAAACTTATGATCTTGACAGTTTATGGAAAGAAGGAATAGTGGCTCGTTAA